In Gammaproteobacteria bacterium, a single genomic region encodes these proteins:
- a CDS encoding DNA polymerase III subunit epsilon has protein sequence METLVIIDFETTGLSPGQGDRATEIAAIVLQDRCIVRRYQSLMNAGVRVPPFITEFTGITNEMVRRAPPAALVMNEVADFVGDLPIVAHNASFDQKFWEAELALIRRTSKQPFACSMLAARRLYPDAPNHKLGTLATFARLPNIGKAHRAMVDAEITTHLLNHMEDTVAQRFQIQPLSHAILRHIQRAKVTDLENSLQRLKLSLQKREEKGAR, from the coding sequence GTGGAAACCTTGGTGATTATCGACTTTGAAACCACTGGGCTTTCACCCGGTCAAGGGGATCGCGCCACGGAGATTGCCGCCATTGTGCTTCAGGATCGCTGTATTGTGCGACGTTATCAGAGCCTCATGAATGCTGGGGTGAGGGTTCCCCCCTTTATTACCGAGTTCACGGGTATCACCAATGAAATGGTGCGTCGTGCCCCTCCTGCCGCTCTTGTGATGAATGAGGTTGCCGATTTTGTCGGTGATCTACCGATCGTTGCCCATAATGCCTCCTTTGATCAGAAATTCTGGGAGGCGGAGCTAGCTTTGATTCGTCGTACCAGCAAACAGCCGTTTGCTTGTTCCATGCTCGCGGCTCGACGGCTCTATCCTGATGCGCCAAACCACAAGCTTGGAACGCTCGCGACTTTTGCGCGCCTTCCTAATATTGGTAAGGCCCACCGCGCCATGGTCGATGCAGAGATAACCACGCACCTGCTAAATCACATGGAGGATACAGTAGCACAGCGATTCCAGATCCAACCCCTTTCTCACGCAATATTGCGTCATATTCAAAGGGCCAAAGTGACTGATCTTGAGAACAGTCTACAAAGGCTAAAACTTAGCCTTCAGAAGAGAGAAGAAAAGGGTGCCAGGTAG
- the sqr gene encoding Sulfide-quinone reductase, whose product MKNIIVIGTSFAGLMTIKTLRRAGCDAAITLVAPHAERFYYPSIIWVPAGLYQEPDLTFPLNNFLRRYRVDYISGWVTGLDAGARRLRTTAGEMGYERLVIACGGHSLKQLPGIEHVFIPCEGYGSVAAMTERLAALEKGTLAFGFSGDPNGPAALRIEPLFEFMLGIDSLLRRQKRRDRFDLVFFSATSEFDIRWGGAARGHLQQEMDRRDIRSHVGHPLEGFGVDRVITAGGDIKSDLTVFISEMIGPDWAIHSDLPLSEDGFIRADAGCRVSGFEGSVYVAGDAGHFPVPNWIAKQGHMADLHAQALARNLLGDLHGIRTDHTFRQEFICIVDTLDAGILIFRDQTRSRVFKSRLLHWAKRLFIWAYLYEYRNNR is encoded by the coding sequence GTGAAAAACATTATTGTGATCGGAACCAGCTTTGCTGGATTGATGACGATAAAGACCTTACGTCGCGCCGGCTGTGATGCCGCAATTACCTTGGTAGCGCCTCACGCCGAGCGGTTTTACTATCCATCGATCATCTGGGTGCCGGCCGGATTGTATCAAGAACCTGATCTGACCTTTCCCCTGAATAATTTCCTACGCCGTTATCGTGTGGATTATATCTCGGGGTGGGTTACCGGTCTGGATGCCGGGGCGCGGAGGTTACGCACCACTGCGGGTGAAATGGGGTACGAGCGATTGGTCATTGCTTGCGGTGGACATTCGCTAAAACAGCTACCAGGCATTGAGCATGTTTTTATTCCCTGCGAGGGGTACGGGTCTGTTGCGGCAATGACAGAACGATTGGCAGCCTTGGAGAAAGGGACGCTGGCTTTTGGTTTCTCGGGAGACCCTAACGGGCCTGCGGCGTTACGCATTGAACCGTTGTTTGAATTCATGTTGGGTATCGATAGCCTGTTGCGACGCCAGAAACGTCGCGATCGCTTCGATTTGGTATTCTTCAGCGCCACCTCTGAGTTTGATATACGCTGGGGAGGCGCGGCGCGAGGTCATTTGCAGCAAGAGATGGACCGGCGTGACATTCGTAGTCATGTGGGTCATCCGCTTGAAGGTTTTGGTGTCGATCGAGTAATTACCGCAGGCGGTGATATAAAAAGCGACCTTACCGTTTTTATCTCCGAGATGATAGGGCCGGATTGGGCTATTCATAGCGATCTACCGTTATCGGAAGATGGCTTTATTCGGGCCGATGCTGGTTGTCGGGTATCTGGTTTCGAGGGTAGCGTCTATGTGGCGGGAGATGCGGGTCACTTTCCGGTACCGAATTGGATAGCCAAGCAAGGACATATGGCAGACCTCCACGCCCAGGCGTTAGCACGAAATCTCCTTGGTGATCTGCACGGTATCCGTACAGATCATACCTTTCGGCAGGAATTTATTTGTATTGTGGATACCCTAGACGCCGGGATTCTGATATTCCGAGATCAGACTCGCAGCCGAGTATTCAAGAGTAGGCTATTACATTGGGCAAAGCGATTATTTATCTGGGCGTATCTCTACGAGTACCGAAATAATCGATAA